One Paracoccaceae bacterium genomic region harbors:
- the wrbA gene encoding NAD(P)H:quinone oxidoreductase has translation MANVKLAVLYYSTYGTNRAMAEAAAKAAEAAGAEVRLRRIAETAPDDVVNAQDGWKAAAAAQAHIPVATAEDMEWANAYLWSMPTRFGGAPSQVRAFIDTLGGLWFHGKLANKAVSAMTSAQNPHGGQESTLLSLYTTFLHWGVIIAAPGYTDSAIFAAGGNPYGYSHTQGQALDEKAEAAIAHQARRLVDIAGKLAA, from the coding sequence ATGGCCAACGTGAAGCTTGCAGTCCTGTACTACTCCACCTACGGCACCAACCGCGCGATGGCCGAAGCCGCCGCCAAAGCCGCCGAGGCCGCCGGCGCCGAAGTCCGCCTGCGCCGCATCGCCGAAACCGCGCCCGACGACGTGGTCAACGCGCAGGACGGCTGGAAGGCCGCCGCCGCCGCCCAGGCGCATATCCCCGTGGCCACCGCCGAAGACATGGAATGGGCCAACGCCTACCTCTGGTCCATGCCCACCCGCTTCGGTGGCGCGCCCAGCCAGGTCCGCGCCTTCATCGACACGCTGGGGGGCCTCTGGTTCCACGGCAAGCTGGCGAACAAGGCCGTCAGCGCGATGACCTCGGCGCAGAATCCGCACGGCGGGCAGGAGTCGACCCTCCTGTCGCTCTATACCACCTTCCTGCACTGGGGCGTGATCATCGCGGCGCCCGGCTATACCGACAGCGCGATCTTCGCGGCGGGCGGCAACCCCTATGGCTACAGCCACACCCAGGGCCAAGCCCTTGACGAAAAGGCCGAAGCTGCCATCGCCCACCAGGCAAGGCGGCTGGTCGACATCGCCGGAAAGCTGGCGGCCTGA
- a CDS encoding 1-phosphofructokinase family hexose kinase codes for MTQVPILTLTLNPALDMATEVADILPGQKLRCSDPALDPGGGGLNVSRAIKALGGDSLALVALGGLTGDRLAGLIRAEGVTFLALLGPGETRQSLTVTEASSGRQYRFMLPGPVWGEAERARVFTLLGATARPGGISVISGSQPPGVPKDFPALLAASMPDSRVVLDTSGPALAEAVAHPIPGLEVLRMDGEEAEGLAGHSLEALDQTSEFARSLVGRGIARRVIVARGAHGNLLASASACLFAPAPKVRVRSTVGAGDSFVAAFVLAMARGQSDAEALTMGSAAAGAAVMSDATQLCRAEDVMRLLPECTARTV; via the coding sequence ATGACCCAGGTTCCGATCCTGACACTGACGCTCAACCCGGCACTCGACATGGCGACGGAGGTGGCCGATATCCTGCCGGGGCAGAAACTGCGCTGTTCCGATCCGGCCCTTGACCCGGGCGGCGGGGGGCTGAATGTTTCCCGTGCGATCAAGGCCTTGGGTGGTGACAGCCTGGCGCTTGTGGCACTGGGCGGGCTGACCGGCGACCGGCTGGCAGGGCTGATCCGGGCCGAGGGGGTGACGTTTCTGGCGTTGCTGGGGCCGGGCGAGACGCGGCAGTCGCTGACGGTGACCGAGGCGTCAAGCGGGCGGCAGTACCGGTTCATGCTGCCCGGGCCGGTCTGGGGCGAGGCGGAGCGGGCGCGGGTGTTCACCCTGCTGGGCGCGACGGCGCGGCCGGGCGGGATTTCGGTGATCTCGGGCAGCCAGCCGCCGGGCGTCCCCAAGGATTTCCCGGCGTTGCTTGCGGCCTCGATGCCGGACAGCCGGGTGGTTCTGGACACCTCGGGTCCGGCGCTGGCCGAGGCCGTGGCACATCCGATCCCGGGGCTGGAAGTGCTGCGCATGGATGGCGAAGAGGCCGAGGGATTGGCCGGGCATTCCCTGGAAGCGCTTGATCAGACATCAGAATTCGCGCGCAGCCTGGTCGGGCGCGGGATTGCCCGGCGCGTGATCGTGGCGCGGGGCGCGCATGGCAACCTGCTGGCTTCCGCCAGCGCCTGCCTGTTCGCCCCGGCGCCGAAGGTCCGGGTGCGATCAACCGTGGGGGCGGGCGACAGTTTCGTCGCGGCCTTCGTTCTGGCCATGGCGCGGGGTCAGTCGGATGCCGAGGCGCTGACCATGGGGTCGGCGGCGGCGGGGGCGGCCGTGATGTCGGACGCGACGCAGCTGTGCCGGGCGGAGGATGTGATGCGCCTGTTGCCGGAATGCACGGCGCGGACGGTGTAA
- a CDS encoding endonuclease/exonuclease/phosphatase family protein, whose protein sequence is MHRTLSLALAAALGLATPASAETVLRVLSFNVWGGGLNDGSGPEATLAAIRAAAPDIIGLQEVTAEPDPCTPEDCRATGPSVAEDLAASLGYHVHRQVTESPALWANAILSRHPIVAVSPGDLGVAVDLDGRRVWLFNIHLDDEPYQPYQLLGIEYGPAPFVTTAAEAITWAEQTRGPAMDLLAADMAVAEGADLVLVTGDFNEPSHLDWTAAAATAGLHPLAVDWPASRRLADLGFTDLYRARHPDPVARPAFTWTPWGDEADPEDHHDRIDFAYGRAPGLVVRDAWILGEAGPRSDLAVDPWPADHRAVLAEIAF, encoded by the coding sequence ATGCACCGCACCCTGTCGCTTGCCCTCGCCGCCGCCCTCGGCCTCGCCACGCCCGCATCGGCGGAAACCGTGCTGCGCGTCCTCAGCTTCAACGTCTGGGGCGGCGGGCTGAACGACGGCTCCGGCCCCGAGGCGACGCTGGCCGCGATCCGCGCCGCGGCGCCCGATATCATCGGCCTGCAGGAGGTGACGGCCGAACCCGACCCCTGCACGCCCGAGGACTGCCGCGCCACCGGCCCCTCGGTGGCCGAGGATCTGGCCGCGTCGCTGGGTTACCACGTCCACCGGCAGGTCACCGAAAGCCCCGCACTCTGGGCCAACGCGATCCTGTCGCGCCACCCCATCGTGGCGGTCTCGCCGGGCGATCTGGGCGTGGCCGTCGACCTGGACGGGCGGCGGGTCTGGCTGTTCAACATCCATCTGGATGACGAACCCTACCAGCCCTACCAGCTGCTCGGCATCGAATACGGCCCGGCCCCCTTCGTCACCACCGCGGCCGAGGCGATCACCTGGGCCGAACAGACCCGGGGGCCCGCGATGGATCTTCTGGCCGCCGACATGGCCGTGGCCGAGGGCGCCGACCTCGTGCTTGTCACCGGCGATTTCAACGAACCCTCGCATCTCGACTGGACGGCGGCGGCGGCCACGGCCGGGCTGCACCCGCTCGCCGTCGATTGGCCGGCGTCGCGGCGCCTGGCCGATCTGGGCTTCACCGATCTCTACCGCGCCCGCCACCCCGACCCGGTGGCACGGCCGGCCTTCACCTGGACCCCCTGGGGCGACGAGGCCGACCCCGAGGATCACCACGACCGGATCGACTTTGCCTATGGCAGGGCGCCGGGCCTCGTGGTGCGGGACGCCTGGATACTGGGCGAGGCCGGACCTCGCAGCGATCTTGCCGTCGATCCCTGGCCCGCCGACCACCGCGCCGTGCTGGCCGAAATCGCCTTCTGA
- a CDS encoding NAD+ synthase: protein MPATFRLTLAQLNPVLGDLAGNADCARSAWAAGRDAGADLVALTEMFLTGYQTQDLILKPAFRRDAQAALEQLARDTADGPALGIGAPALRDGRLFNAWHILQGGRIAATVLKHHLPNDGVFDEKRVFSPADVAGPVRVGPLRIGVPICEDAWHPDVAETLAETGAQILLVPNGSPYHRGKLTQRLNLMVARVVETGLPLVYLNMTGGQDDQVFDGASLVLNPGGRLAAQLPQFDDCITHVDFTETPDGWRAETGMMAPIPRSHEADYRAMVVGLSDYLRKSGIRRVLLGLSGGIDSALVAAVAADAIGPQNVRCVMLPSRYTSDHSLQDAADCARRLGTRLDTVPITGPQDAVGAALAPLFGDAPPGIAEENVQSRLRGLLLMALSNRFGEMLLTTGNKSEMAVGYATIYGDMAGGYNPLKDLYKTRVFDTCRWRNANHRPWMQAPAGEVIPPRIIDKPPSAELRPDQKDEDSLPPYPVLDAILNGLVDRDLAVDDVVAEGHDRATVLRVQALVYGAEWKRHQSAPGTRLTQKAFGSDRRYPIVNRWRDR, encoded by the coding sequence ATGCCCGCCACCTTCCGCCTCACGCTGGCGCAACTGAACCCCGTGCTGGGCGACCTCGCGGGCAATGCCGACTGCGCGCGGTCGGCCTGGGCCGCGGGCCGCGACGCGGGCGCCGATCTGGTCGCGCTGACCGAAATGTTCCTCACCGGCTACCAGACGCAGGACCTGATCCTGAAACCCGCCTTCCGCCGCGATGCGCAGGCCGCGCTGGAACAGCTCGCCCGCGACACCGCCGACGGCCCAGCCCTGGGCATCGGCGCCCCCGCCCTGCGCGACGGGCGCCTGTTCAACGCCTGGCACATCCTGCAGGGCGGCCGCATCGCCGCGACGGTGCTGAAACACCACCTGCCGAACGACGGGGTCTTCGACGAAAAGCGCGTCTTCAGCCCGGCCGATGTGGCGGGCCCCGTCCGCGTGGGCCCGCTGCGCATCGGCGTGCCGATCTGCGAGGATGCCTGGCACCCCGACGTGGCCGAGACGCTGGCCGAGACCGGCGCGCAGATCCTGCTGGTGCCCAACGGCTCGCCCTACCATCGCGGCAAGCTGACCCAGCGGCTGAACCTGATGGTGGCCCGCGTGGTCGAGACCGGCCTGCCGCTGGTCTATCTCAACATGACCGGCGGGCAGGATGACCAGGTGTTCGACGGTGCCTCGCTGGTGCTGAACCCCGGCGGGCGGCTCGCCGCCCAGCTGCCGCAGTTCGACGACTGCATCACCCATGTCGATTTCACCGAAACGCCCGATGGCTGGCGGGCCGAAACCGGCATGATGGCCCCGATCCCCCGCAGCCACGAGGCCGACTATCGCGCCATGGTGGTGGGGCTGTCGGACTACCTGCGCAAGTCCGGCATCCGCCGCGTGCTGCTGGGCCTGTCGGGCGGCATCGATTCGGCGCTGGTGGCCGCGGTCGCCGCCGATGCCATCGGGCCGCAGAACGTGCGCTGCGTGATGCTGCCCTCGCGCTACACGTCGGACCATTCGCTGCAGGACGCCGCCGATTGCGCGCGGCGCCTGGGCACCCGGCTCGACACCGTGCCGATCACCGGCCCGCAGGATGCGGTGGGCGCGGCGCTGGCGCCGCTGTTCGGCGACGCCCCGCCCGGCATCGCCGAGGAAAACGTGCAAAGCCGCCTGCGCGGCCTGCTGCTCATGGCCCTGTCGAACCGCTTCGGAGAGATGCTGCTGACCACCGGCAACAAGTCGGAAATGGCCGTCGGCTACGCCACGATCTACGGCGACATGGCGGGCGGCTACAACCCGCTGAAGGACCTGTACAAGACGCGCGTGTTCGACACCTGCCGCTGGCGCAACGCCAACCACCGCCCCTGGATGCAGGCCCCCGCGGGCGAGGTCATCCCCCCCCGCATCATCGACAAGCCGCCCTCGGCCGAACTGCGCCCCGACCAGAAGGACGAGGATTCGCTGCCACCCTATCCGGTGCTCGACGCCATCCTGAACGGGCTGGTCGACCGCGATCTCGCGGTCGATGACGTGGTGGCCGAGGGTCATGACCGCGCCACCGTGCTCAGGGTTCAGGCGCTGGTCTATGGCGCCGAGTGGAAGCGCCACCAATCCGCCCCCGGCACCCGCCTGACGCAGAAGGCCTTCGGTTCCGATCGCCGCTATCCCATCGTGAACCGCTGGCGCGACCGCTAG
- a CDS encoding 2-isopropylmalate synthase produces MRVGNGWRGLVAGCLALAALPVAAQEVLTKQYDDGSVYEGTFRDGLPDGRGTYRLPSGFEYEGDWAAGQIIGQGRARYPSGSVYEGAFAAGKPEGQGRIVHPDGGSYEGEWTDGRMTGEGTARYADGTVHAGRFADGVPDGPGVQMPPGGARFEGTWVQGVLQGEARIAFPDGAVYAGAVVDGQRSGRGTLTTPEGLTYEGDWRDGQINGEGRLTQPNGDVYEGTFVNGQREGTGRVSYANGDSYEGGFRADQRHGRGVFRGPDGYAWDGDWVEGRIEGQGRLSYADGAVYEGAVAGGEPEGAGRMTYPDGTAFEGTWARGVIAGRGRATYAGGQTYEGEIAEGKPQGQGTMTWPDGTRHEGAWVAGEREGPGTATYPDGSVYTGGFRAGLREGRGDLTMPDGFRYSGDWVAGAMEGRGTATYATGDVYEGGFLAGRRHGQGVLRYASGEVAAGEWTNGLLTGPAAPPAPAEEPAEAPATGATQP; encoded by the coding sequence ATGCGGGTCGGGAACGGATGGCGCGGTCTGGTCGCGGGATGTCTGGCGCTGGCCGCGCTGCCGGTGGCGGCGCAGGAGGTGCTGACCAAGCAGTACGATGACGGATCGGTCTATGAGGGCACGTTCCGCGACGGGCTGCCGGACGGGCGCGGCACCTACCGGCTGCCGTCGGGATTCGAATACGAGGGCGACTGGGCCGCCGGGCAGATCATCGGCCAGGGGCGCGCGCGCTATCCCTCGGGGTCGGTCTACGAGGGGGCCTTTGCCGCGGGCAAGCCCGAGGGCCAGGGCCGCATCGTCCACCCCGACGGCGGAAGCTATGAGGGCGAGTGGACCGACGGGCGGATGACCGGCGAGGGCACGGCGCGCTATGCCGATGGCACGGTGCATGCGGGGCGGTTTGCCGATGGCGTGCCGGACGGGCCGGGGGTGCAGATGCCGCCGGGCGGGGCACGGTTCGAGGGAACATGGGTTCAGGGCGTGCTGCAGGGCGAGGCGCGCATCGCGTTTCCGGACGGCGCGGTCTATGCGGGCGCGGTGGTGGACGGCCAGAGATCGGGACGCGGCACGCTGACCACGCCCGAGGGGCTGACCTATGAGGGCGACTGGCGCGACGGCCAGATCAACGGCGAGGGGCGGCTGACCCAGCCCAACGGCGATGTCTACGAGGGCACCTTCGTCAACGGCCAGCGCGAGGGGACGGGCCGCGTGAGCTATGCCAACGGCGACAGCTACGAGGGCGGGTTCCGGGCCGACCAGCGGCACGGGCGCGGGGTGTTCCGCGGGCCCGACGGCTATGCCTGGGATGGCGACTGGGTCGAGGGGCGGATCGAGGGGCAGGGCCGGCTGAGCTATGCCGATGGCGCGGTCTACGAGGGCGCGGTGGCGGGCGGCGAGCCCGAGGGCGCAGGGCGCATGACCTATCCCGACGGCACGGCCTTTGAGGGCACCTGGGCGCGCGGCGTGATCGCGGGGCGCGGCCGGGCGACCTATGCCGGGGGCCAGACCTATGAGGGCGAGATCGCCGAGGGCAAGCCGCAGGGCCAGGGCACGATGACCTGGCCCGATGGCACCCGGCACGAGGGTGCCTGGGTGGCGGGCGAGCGCGAGGGGCCCGGCACGGCCACCTATCCCGACGGATCGGTCTATACCGGGGGCTTCCGCGCCGGGCTGCGCGAGGGGCGGGGCGACCTGACCATGCCCGACGGGTTCCGCTATTCCGGCGACTGGGTGGCGGGCGCGATGGAGGGCAGAGGCACCGCGACCTATGCCACCGGCGATGTCTATGAGGGCGGTTTCCTGGCCGGGCGGCGCCACGGGCAGGGCGTGCTGCGCTATGCCTCGGGCGAGGTGGCGGCCGGGGAATGGACCAACGGCCTGCTGACCGGGCCCGCCGCACCGCCGGCGCCCGCCGAGGAACCGGCCGAGGCACCGGCCACGGGCGCGACGCAACCCTGA
- a CDS encoding DUF1062 domain-containing protein: protein MTGTICATWTIDPITRPRPRRHCSTCGTARLFRSSGKVRLNASGRRLDAWLIYRCETCDRTWNLPLAERVAVAAIAPGDLQAMQHSDPAWVRAREDDQALLRRYCDSIDLSPDLTVRMTVEGAVPDDWAVVLLTIEARGPTGQRLDRLLASRIGVSRSAVQAMLAAGGLEVPGPSGRPLGRPVSGRMRLRFVACRMTGDQRERVTASLRDGRPGPAPDGMG, encoded by the coding sequence ATGACCGGCACGATCTGCGCCACCTGGACCATCGACCCCATCACCCGACCCAGACCACGACGACATTGCAGCACCTGCGGCACGGCGCGGCTGTTCCGATCCAGCGGCAAGGTCCGGCTGAACGCCAGCGGCCGGCGGCTGGACGCGTGGCTGATCTACCGGTGCGAGACCTGCGACCGGACCTGGAACCTGCCGCTGGCCGAGCGCGTGGCGGTCGCCGCGATCGCGCCGGGCGATCTGCAGGCGATGCAGCACAGCGATCCCGCCTGGGTGCGTGCGCGCGAGGACGATCAGGCCCTGTTGCGCCGGTACTGCGACAGCATCGACCTCTCGCCGGACCTGACGGTGCGGATGACGGTGGAGGGTGCGGTGCCGGATGACTGGGCGGTCGTCCTGCTGACGATCGAGGCGCGGGGGCCGACCGGACAGCGGCTTGACCGCCTGCTGGCGAGCCGGATCGGGGTTTCCCGGTCCGCCGTGCAGGCGATGCTTGCGGCGGGCGGGCTGGAGGTTCCCGGTCCGTCGGGGCGGCCGCTGGGCAGGCCGGTGAGCGGCAGGATGCGCCTGCGGTTCGTGGCCTGCCGGATGACCGGGGACCAGCGCGAAAGGGTGACAGCCAGCCTGCGCGACGGGCGACCGGGGCCGGCGCCCGATGGCATGGGCTAG
- a CDS encoding cryptochrome/photolyase family protein, with protein sequence MKPRLILVLGDQLTPAVAALRAADPARDIVVMAEVMAEATHAPHHPQKIALFLSAMRHFADDLRRDGWRVAYARLDDPDNTQSIPGELIRRAARHGAAEVIATRPGDWRLIAALDACPVPVTQLADDRFLCSEAEFTAWAAGRSVLRMEYFYRQMRRKTGLMMEGDKPAGGQWNFDHDNRKRAAPDLLRAPPLRFAPDAVTEQVLALVEARFPGNFGRLRPFRWPVTREQALRALDHFAIHALPRFGDEQDAMLADDPVLSHSLLSSSLNLGLLGWREVCERVQAEWQAGRVPINAAEGYIRQIIGWREFIRGIWHREGPGYTARNALAATRALPAAYWGGDTRMACLRAAVAQTRDMAYAHHIQRLMVTGNFALLAGVDPAQVHDWYLSVYIDAVEWVEAPNTLGMSQFADGGVVASKPYAASGAYVDRMSDHCATCHYRVKDRTGPRACPLNPLYWDFLLRHRDRFAGNPRMAQMYRTWDRMDQGHRDTVLSDAAAILARLDAGGVV encoded by the coding sequence GTGAAACCCCGCCTGATCCTGGTGCTGGGCGATCAGTTGACGCCCGCCGTCGCGGCCCTGCGCGCCGCCGATCCGGCGCGCGACATCGTGGTCATGGCCGAGGTGATGGCCGAGGCCACCCATGCCCCCCACCACCCGCAGAAGATCGCCCTGTTCCTGTCGGCAATGCGCCATTTCGCGGACGACCTGCGGCGCGACGGGTGGCGCGTCGCCTATGCCCGGCTGGACGATCCCGACAACACCCAGTCGATCCCCGGCGAGCTGATCCGGCGGGCGGCCCGGCATGGCGCGGCCGAGGTGATCGCCACCCGTCCCGGCGACTGGCGCCTGATCGCCGCGCTTGACGCCTGCCCGGTTCCGGTCACCCAGCTTGCCGACGACAGGTTCCTCTGTTCTGAAGCCGAATTCACCGCATGGGCCGCAGGCCGCAGCGTTCTGCGCATGGAGTATTTCTATCGCCAGATGCGCCGCAAGACCGGCCTGATGATGGAGGGCGACAAGCCCGCGGGTGGCCAGTGGAACTTCGACCATGACAACCGCAAGCGCGCCGCGCCCGACCTGCTGCGCGCGCCGCCGCTGCGCTTTGCCCCCGATGCCGTCACCGAACAGGTCCTGGCCCTGGTCGAGGCCCGGTTTCCCGGCAATTTCGGCAGACTGCGCCCGTTCCGCTGGCCCGTCACGCGGGAACAGGCGCTGCGCGCGCTCGACCACTTCGCCATCCACGCCCTGCCGCGCTTCGGCGACGAACAGGATGCGATGCTGGCCGATGACCCGGTGCTCAGCCATTCGCTGCTGTCCTCCAGCCTCAACCTCGGGCTTCTGGGATGGCGCGAGGTCTGCGAACGGGTGCAGGCCGAATGGCAGGCGGGCCGCGTGCCGATCAATGCCGCCGAAGGCTACATCCGCCAGATCATCGGCTGGCGCGAATTCATCCGCGGCATCTGGCACCGCGAAGGGCCGGGCTACACCGCGCGCAACGCGCTGGCCGCCACCCGCGCGCTGCCCGCCGCCTACTGGGGCGGCGACACCCGCATGGCCTGCCTGCGCGCCGCCGTGGCCCAGACCCGCGACATGGCCTATGCCCATCACATCCAGCGGCTGATGGTCACCGGCAACTTCGCCCTGCTGGCGGGGGTCGATCCCGCGCAGGTCCACGACTGGTATCTGTCGGTCTACATCGACGCGGTGGAATGGGTCGAGGCCCCCAACACCCTGGGGATGAGCCAGTTCGCCGACGGCGGCGTGGTGGCGTCAAAGCCCTACGCCGCCTCGGGCGCCTATGTCGACCGCATGTCCGACCACTGCGCCACCTGCCACTACCGCGTGAAGGACCGCACCGGGCCACGCGCCTGCCCGCTGAACCCGCTCTACTGGGATTTCCTGCTCCGCCACCGCGACCGTTTCGCAGGCAACCCCCGCATGGCCCAGATGTACCGCACCTGGGACCGGATGGATCAGGGCCACCGCGACACCGTCCTGTCCGACGCCGCCGCGATCCTCGCCCGGCTGGACGCGGGCGGGGTGGTCTAG
- a CDS encoding SDR family NAD(P)-dependent oxidoreductase — MQRALVIGASGGIGAAMAARLAAERWDVTGLSRRSHGLDVTDEAAVAAALAPLDPPFGMVFVATGALAPPGQGPEKTLRALDPAQVAAQFALNATGPILVLKHALRLMPRDGRAVFAALSARVGSIGDNALGGWYSYRASKAALNQMLHTAAIEVARTHRHAIVAALHPGTVATGFGAAFHAGRDTIAPDAAAANLLAVISALAPADSGGFFDGQGRRIPW; from the coding sequence ATGCAGCGGGCCCTGGTGATCGGTGCCTCGGGCGGGATCGGCGCGGCGATGGCGGCGCGGCTGGCGGCAGAGCGCTGGGACGTGACCGGCCTCTCCCGCCGCAGCCATGGCCTCGACGTGACCGACGAGGCGGCCGTGGCTGCGGCGCTGGCCCCGCTCGATCCGCCCTTCGGCATGGTGTTCGTGGCCACGGGCGCGCTGGCCCCGCCAGGACAGGGCCCGGAAAAGACCCTGCGCGCGCTTGACCCCGCGCAGGTCGCCGCGCAGTTCGCGCTGAACGCCACCGGCCCGATCCTGGTGCTGAAGCACGCCCTGCGCCTGATGCCGCGCGACGGCCGCGCGGTCTTTGCCGCGCTCTCGGCCCGGGTGGGGTCGATCGGCGACAACGCGCTGGGCGGCTGGTATTCCTATCGGGCATCCAAGGCCGCGCTGAACCAGATGCTGCACACCGCCGCGATCGAGGTCGCGCGGACCCATCGCCACGCCATCGTCGCCGCGCTGCATCCGGGCACCGTCGCCACCGGCTTCGGCGCGGCGTTCCATGCGGGCCGCGACACCATCGCGCCCGACGCCGCCGCCGCCAACCTGCTGGCCGTGATCTCGGCGCTCGCCCCGGCCGACAGCGGCGGCTTCTTCGACGGGCAGGGCAGGCGCATCCCGTGGTGA
- a CDS encoding 50S ribosomal protein L25/general stress protein Ctc produces the protein MAGEIPDLQAEARTGTGKGAARQARRESYVPGIVYGGGKDPQPINIKYNYLLKKLKEGRFLSKLWNLKVEGQEDVRVIARAVQRDVVKDLPTHVDLMRLRRTSRINLFIHVNFINHEAAPGLKRGGTLTVVRPEVELEVTAGDIPEGITVDLTGRNIGDVIHINDVTLPAGAKPTIDRNFVIANISAPSGLRSTDNEA, from the coding sequence ATGGCTGGCGAGATCCCCGATCTTCAGGCCGAGGCACGGACGGGGACAGGCAAGGGGGCCGCCCGTCAAGCTCGTCGCGAGAGCTACGTGCCCGGCATCGTCTACGGCGGCGGGAAAGACCCGCAACCGATCAACATCAAGTACAACTACCTGCTGAAGAAGCTGAAAGAGGGCCGGTTCCTCTCGAAGCTGTGGAACCTCAAGGTCGAGGGGCAGGAAGACGTGCGGGTCATCGCGCGCGCCGTGCAGCGCGACGTGGTCAAGGACCTGCCGACCCATGTGGACCTGATGCGCCTGCGGCGCACCAGCCGCATCAACCTGTTCATCCACGTGAACTTCATCAACCACGAGGCCGCCCCCGGCCTGAAGCGTGGCGGCACCCTGACGGTTGTGCGCCCCGAAGTGGAGCTTGAGGTCACGGCGGGCGACATCCCGGAAGGGATCACCGTGGACCTGACCGGCCGGAACATCGGCGATGTCATCCACATCAACGACGTGACGCTGCCCGCAGGGGCCAAGCCCACGATCGACCGGAACTTCGTGATCGCCAATATCTCGGCACCCTCGGGCCTGCGTTCGACCGACAACGAAGCCTGA
- a CDS encoding antibiotic biosynthesis monooxygenase, with protein sequence MYLTMNRFRVKPGQEAAFEAVWTGRDSHLPQVPGFVAFHLMKGPERDGHRLYASHTMWESEAAFTAWTKSDAFRAAHRGAGDSRDIYAGPPELELFESVQSIGRG encoded by the coding sequence ATGTATCTGACGATGAACCGTTTCAGGGTGAAACCGGGCCAGGAGGCCGCGTTCGAGGCGGTCTGGACGGGCCGCGATAGCCACCTGCCGCAGGTGCCCGGCTTTGTCGCCTTTCATCTGATGAAGGGCCCGGAACGGGATGGCCACCGCCTCTATGCCAGCCACACGATGTGGGAAAGCGAGGCGGCATTCACCGCCTGGACGAAATCCGATGCGTTCCGGGCCGCCCATCGCGGCGCGGGCGACAGCCGCGACATCTATGCGGGGCCGCCGGAACTGGAACTGTTCGAGTCGGTCCAGTCCATCGGCAGGGGATAG
- the pth gene encoding aminoacyl-tRNA hydrolase, translating to MRLWVGLGNPGTRHAGNRHNIGFMAVDRIAADHGFAPWRRGFRGQVTEGRLGAEKVVLLKPETYMNLSGESVGEAMRFWKLAPGDVTVFHDELDLAPGKCRLKQGGGHAGHNGLRSIHAHIGEAYGRVRLGIGHPGHKDAVAGYVLHDFAKADADWLDDLLRGMSDGAPALAAGDAARFQNAVALRTAPPRSGTGKEGTGKEGTAPATPAPARPAEPGTEPAAEARSPLQRLMDRFR from the coding sequence ATGCGGCTCTGGGTCGGTCTGGGCAATCCGGGCACGAGACACGCGGGCAACCGCCACAACATCGGCTTCATGGCGGTCGACCGGATTGCCGCCGACCATGGCTTTGCGCCCTGGCGCCGGGGATTCCGGGGGCAGGTCACCGAGGGGCGGCTGGGGGCGGAAAAGGTCGTGCTGCTGAAGCCCGAGACCTACATGAACCTGTCGGGCGAGTCGGTGGGCGAGGCGATGCGGTTCTGGAAACTGGCGCCGGGCGATGTGACCGTGTTCCATGACGAGCTTGACCTTGCCCCGGGCAAGTGCCGCCTGAAGCAGGGCGGCGGCCATGCCGGACACAACGGCCTGCGGTCGATCCACGCCCATATCGGCGAGGCCTATGGCCGCGTGCGGCTGGGCATCGGGCACCCGGGGCACAAGGATGCCGTGGCGGGCTATGTGCTGCATGACTTCGCCAAGGCCGATGCCGACTGGCTGGACGACCTTCTGCGCGGCATGTCCGACGGCGCCCCGGCGCTGGCGGCGGGCGATGCGGCGCGGTTCCAGAACGCGGTCGCGCTGCGGACCGCACCGCCCCGTTCTGGAACCGGCAAGGAGGGCACCGGCAAGGAGGGCACCGCGCCCGCGACGCCCGCACCCGCCCGGCCTGCGGAACCCGGCACCGAACCCGCGGCCGAAGCCAGATCACCGCTGCAGCGGCTGATGGACAGGTTCCGTTGA